The Triticum dicoccoides isolate Atlit2015 ecotype Zavitan chromosome 6A, WEW_v2.0, whole genome shotgun sequence genome has a window encoding:
- the LOC119314731 gene encoding uncharacterized protein LOC119314731 isoform X2 has product MLIQWITSSPPPPLKTWRLFCLFRCRFSSRLGGEEASNVGALQPAGHRCEEASTRPCGLAAGHNQVVMEDKKRGALQSIFFTTKCVTQSVEKHIEVCVVYFSISVYAHFIWRYNLNFLKQHTVPEGVTFGHLRQNLGDDGCS; this is encoded by the exons ATGCTGATTCAGTGGATTACCAGTTCACCACCACCGCCATTGAAG ACATGGCGGTTGTTTTGTTTGTTCAGATGCAGGTTCTCTTCTAGGCTTGGTGGTGAAGAAGCCAGCAACGTTGGTGCGCTGCAGCCTGCAGGTCATAGATGTGAAGAAGCAAGCACGAGGCCATGCGGTCTAGCAGCAGGACACA ATCAAGTTGTCATGGAGGACAAAAAGAGGGGTGCATTGCAATCTATATTTTTCACTACTAAATGTGTGACACAATCTGTTGAGAAACACATTGAGGTATGCGTAGTATACTTCAG TATTTCAGTATATGCTCATTTCATCTGGAGGTACAATCTCAACTTCTTGAAGCAACATACAGTACCGGAGGGTGTAACTTTTGGACATTTACGTCAAAACCTTGGAGATGATGGATGCTCG TGA
- the LOC119314731 gene encoding uncharacterized protein LOC119314731 isoform X1, protein MLIQWITSSPPPPLKTWRLFCLFRCRFSSRLGGEEASNVGALQPAGHRCEEASTRPCGLAAGHNQVVMEDKKRGALQSIFFTTKCVTQSVEKHIEVCVVYFSISVYAHFIWRYNLNFLKQHTVPEGVTFGHLRQNLGDDGCSVTSSACLLWGSKLLYDVHPARLQGHSASSIFNFESYSQSISHGSDGLISFFAFHMVVIDRGSFGPISERSNSLSLPYTKQYDTRFQLQCRRSKNQATCQLQTNIIKLFGWICCGAA, encoded by the exons ATGCTGATTCAGTGGATTACCAGTTCACCACCACCGCCATTGAAG ACATGGCGGTTGTTTTGTTTGTTCAGATGCAGGTTCTCTTCTAGGCTTGGTGGTGAAGAAGCCAGCAACGTTGGTGCGCTGCAGCCTGCAGGTCATAGATGTGAAGAAGCAAGCACGAGGCCATGCGGTCTAGCAGCAGGACACA ATCAAGTTGTCATGGAGGACAAAAAGAGGGGTGCATTGCAATCTATATTTTTCACTACTAAATGTGTGACACAATCTGTTGAGAAACACATTGAGGTATGCGTAGTATACTTCAG TATTTCAGTATATGCTCATTTCATCTGGAGGTACAATCTCAACTTCTTGAAGCAACATACAGTACCGGAGGGTGTAACTTTTGGACATTTACGTCAAAACCTTGGAGATGATGGATGCTCGGTGACTAGCTCTGCATGCCTTCTATGGGGTTCAAAATTACTTTATGATGTTCATCCTGCTAGGCTGCAGGGTCATAGTGCTTCCAGTATTTTTAATTTTGAATCATATAGTCAATCAATCAGTCATGGATCAGATGGTTTAATAAGTTTTTTTGCATTTCATATGGTAGTGATCGACAGAGGCTCTTTTGGTCCAATCAGTGAGAGATCAAATAGCTTGAGCTTGCCATACACAAAGCAAT ATGATACACGCTTCCAACTACAGTGCAGACGCTCCAAAAATCAGGCTACATGCCAGCTGCAAACAAATATAATAAAGTTGTTTGGGTGGATCTGTTGTGGTGCTGCTTAG
- the LOC119314729 gene encoding putative FBD-associated F-box protein At3g50710 translates to MEKEAAAWAAAAAAAAPAPESHGTAGKWARNSDCDETAGDFISRLPDDILGTVISLLPTKDGGRTQALSRRWRHLWLSAPLNLEVRNRPPRCFPGVPALTSVVPRAAISEILSRHPGPTRRLYINCPRSGFLFFWAQEWFQSRALANLQELDISHANSPLLETVLHSASTILVAKISHCDLSEKIEPCMNFPLLKKLTLFYISISEHVLHRLLSGCHALESLYMAEVRAAGCLRVSSPTITTIIFRHSSSEKAELVIEDAPCLLRLLLTDCNRDDCVTVRVISAPNLKILGPFLVVVSKLLLFQGISSVSSTNSMHTLKVLALKPSGDKLLAVLNILRWFPCLEKLCIIFHKHYEMHEENEPQYDPLHPIECLESHLKKVVFKSFQGYRRQVEFARFFVLNAKVLDKMEFEVYNHYRSEMVAYQYRLLQVENRASRHARFEFRTTSMPINMSMISQWLPFRPIHRVDA, encoded by the exons ATGGAGAAGGAAGCGGCagcatgggcggcggcggcggcggctgcagcaCCGGCGCCCGAATCCCATGGGACCGCGGGGAAGTGGGCTAGGAACAGCGACTGCGACGAGACCGCCGGCGATTTCATCAGCAGGCTCCCCGACGACATCCTCGGCaccgtcatctccctcctccccacCAAGGACGGCGGCCGCACCCAGGCCCTCTCCCGCCGTTGGCGCCACCTGTGGCTCTCCGCGCCTCTCAACCTCGAGGTCCGCAACCGTCCACCTCGGTGCTTCCCCGGCGTCCCCGCCCTCACATCCGTTGTCCCCCGCGCCGCCATCTCAGAGATACTCTCCCGACACCCAGGCCCTACCCGCCGATTGTACATAAACTGCCCCCGCTCCGGGTTCCTCTTTTTCTGGGCGCAGGAGTGGTTTCAATCCCGAGCCCTCGCCAACCTCCAGGAGCTCGATATCAGCCACGCCAACTCCCCGCTGCTGGAAACAGTGCTCCACTCTGCATCCACCATCCTCGTTGCCAAGATCAGCCATTGCGATCTCTCTGAAAAGATCGAGCCGTGCATGAATTTTCCCCTCCTCAAGAAGCTCACCCTGTTTTACATTTCCATCTCAGAGCATGTCTTGCACAGACTGCTCTCTGGCTGCCATGCCTTGGAGAGCTTATACATGGCCGAAGTTCGTGCTGCGGGTTGCCTCCGTGTTAGCTCGCCTACTATTACGACCATCATCTTCCGTCATAGCTCTAGTGAAAAAGCGGAATTGGTCATCGAAGATGCTCCCTGCCTTCTAAGGTTGCTATTAACTGATTGTAACCGAGACGATTGTGTCACTGTCAGGGTGATTAGTGCGCCTAATCTGAAGATATTGGGTCCTTTCCTGGTTGTCGTTTCCAAGCTCCTGCTCTTCCAG GGAATAAGCTCTGTCAGCTCCACAAACTCGATGCACACCTTGAAGGTTTTGGCTCTCAAGCCTTCTGGAGATAAATTGCTTGCAGTTCTTAACATCCTTAGGTGGTTCCCCTGTTTGGAAAAGCTCTGTATTATT TTTCATAAACACTATGAGATGCATGAGGAAAATGAGCCTCAGTATGACCCACTGCATCCAATCGAATGCCTTGAGTCCCATCTCAAAAAAGTGGTGTTTAAGTCATTCCAGGGCTATAGGAGACAGGTTGAATTTGCCAGGTTCTTTGTATTGAATGCAAAGGTGCTAGATAAGATGGAATTTGAAGTATATAATCACTACCGCAGTGAAATGGTGGCTTATCAATATAGGCTGCTACAAGTGGAAAACAGAGCTTCTCGACATGCTCGGTTTGAATTCAGGACTACATCCATGCCCATAAACATGTCCATGATTTCTCAGTGGTTGCCCTTCAGACCCATACACAGGGTTGATGCCTGA
- the LOC119318892 gene encoding protein diaphanous homolog 1-like codes for MAQEFCGRSGEGPQFSLLVSSSIEMAMAARCPSTAGVQTPSTLSPSRRRPAPSPIQRPHHHLRPLPRSSAARALQPPPKAEERSSLPRAFPVPANQQADPPPTPPSFTIAGMPPPPLPRLDLAGAGAVASSP; via the exons ATGGCCCAAGAATTCTGTGGCCGCTCGGGTGAAGGCCCCCAGTTTTCTCTTCTCGTTAGCTCTTCTAT AGAGATGGCCATGGCCGCCCGATGCCCAAGCACCGCCGGCGTCCAGACCCCATCCACGCTATCCCCATCTCGCCGGAGACCTGCACCAAGTCCCATCCAGCGTCCGCACCACCACCTTCGGCCCCTGCCCCGCAGCTCTGCAGCCCGAGCGCTTCAGCCACCTCCCAAAGCAGAGGAGAGGAGCTCCCTGCCACGAGCCTTTCCAGTGCCGGCAAACCAGCAGGCCGACCCGCCCCCTACTCCGCCAAGCTTCACCATCGCTGGGATgccccctcctccccttccccgcTTGGATCTGGCAGGCGCCGGGGCGGTGGCGTCGTCCCCGTGA